CATATTCCACCGCGCCGCCCTGAGCTTGTGCGGTCTTTTCCAGTTCCCGCAGGCGGGCTTCCTTGAGGCTGGTTTCGTAGTAGTCGTTAACGTTATCAATGCCTACCACCGAGTCGCCCCGAGCCATCAGAGTGTTTGCCACGTGGAAGCCGATAAAGCCCGCGTTGCCAGTAATCAGATACTTCATGGATAGGTTCAGACCGCCGTTAGCCAGTTCGGTAGATAAGACAGAAATCCGCGGAAGTCCCGCAATTGTAGTCAGCGCATAAAAAAGGCCGGCACTATAGCAGTACCGGCCTCGTTTTTCTGCGCCAGAGTTCTTGAATTTGACTCGTTGTTATTTGCTGAAGGGGGCAGCGCCGCTATCGAGGATATTGGCGCGGGAAACCGGCGATGCCGGGTTCAGGCGCGTATCCAGTTCCTGCAGATCCTTGGGGGCCAGCAGGCCGGCGACCAGCTTGAGGTTCAGGGTGTTGAGAATGTAGTCGTACAGTGCATTGGCGTAGTCGGTCTGGGACTGGGCCAGGGTGCGCTGCGCGAGCAGTACGTCAACGATATTGCGGGTACCCACTTCGTATCCGGCCTGGGTCGCATCCAGTGCGCTCCTGGCGGAGACTACTGCCTGTTCCCGGGCCTCCACACGAGCTGTGTCGGTGGTCACCGCGCGGTGCAGGGTGCGGGTGCTCTGGATGGTGTTGCGCTCGGTGAGGTTGCGCAGATCCTCGGCCTGGAACGCCAGGTTGCGCGCCTCGCGGCGGCTGGCACTCAGGCGACCGCCGGTGTACAGCGGCATGTTGAAGCTGATAGCCGCGATGGTAACTTCAGTACTGCCGTCCGCTGGGATCGTTGAGCTAATCTGTCTGTTCAGCGAGGGGACCCGTGTGGTGGTGTTGCGCTTGCCATCGTCCTCTGCATCCTGATAAGTGATCGAGCCACTCAGGGTAGGCAGGTGCTCGGCGGCGGATGCACGTGCGCCCAGGCGTGCGGCGTCCGCGCTCAGGCGCGCAGCCTTGAGGTTGAAGTTGTTGGTCAGGGCAAAGTCTACCCAGGCGGCGCGGTCCGCGGGGTCCGGCGCAGCCACGCTAAAGCCCTGCTGCAGCGGCGCGACCACGTCGTGGTGGGTGCCGGTGAGCACCGACAGTGCATCGAAGTTGCTCAGCAGGTCGTCCTGCGCGGTGAGGCGGCGGGCAACGGCACTGTCGTAGGCGGAGCGGGAGTCATAGACGTCGGTGATCGCGGTCAGGCCCACTTCGAAACGCTGTTGGGTCTGCTCGAGCTGCTTGGCCAGGGCCTCTTCCTCGGCGAGCGCCGCTTCCAATACGTCGTGAGCGCGCAATACGTCGAAATAGGCGCTGGCGACGCGCAGCATCATGTCCTGCTGGTTGAAGCTGAACTCGGCCGCAGCCTGCTCGCTGACGGTCTTGCCTTGCTTGTAGCCAAACCAGGCTGGTAGGTCGAACAGAGCCTGATCGAGGCGAGCGCCGTAACTGGTGGTGTCTACATCGCTGTCACCGGACTGGATGGACTGCAGCAACCCTAAGCTGTTGTCGAACTGTACGCCCCTGGACTCAAAATTGGTTTCGGTCTTGCTGATTTCGGCGGAGGCATTGATTTGCGGCAGCAGCGCGGAGCGACCGAGGTTTTTGGCTTCCAGGCCGGCGCGGTAGGCCGCGCGGTCGGCGGCCAGCTGCGGATCGTTATCCAGAGCCTGCAGGTAAATTTCCCACAGGGTATCCGCCTGTGCGTGGATCGCGCCCAGGCCACTGGCAATGCCCACTACCGCGGCGGCGAGCATGGATTTGAGCGGGCGGCCAAATTGGCGCGCAAGGCCCCCTTTTGCACTTCTAATCATTAGTATTGATTTCCTGTGACAGCTGTGGTCTTCAAGTTTTCGGGGATCTTTGCCCCTGCGTGCCTGTAAACCCCCGCTTCCCTTCTATTTATTGAAGATCTGAAGCCAGTCTGTAATGTGCTCTGAAGGCGGCGCTGGCTTGGCCCGAAGCATATCCAAGACGGAGTTCGGGCCTGCGGTCGCGAGAGTGTACCCTCCGGCTGCAGGAGCGTCGAGGCGACGATCGGCGCAATTTGGTATATCTTCGTTAAATCGACGCGATTGCGCGTCCAGTAACAATAACACCGCTGATCCTAGTTCCCCCGGGCCGGAAATACTGGCCCTGCGAGTAAGACGCAGTGCTGGGCCATCCGGATGCAGCCTGCGCAACGCGCTTTTGCAAATACGGGTCAACGGCTTCGGAAATTGGGCAGAAGCAAAGCATGGGGCGAGAATCCCGGCATTACCAAACGCAGGCGGGAGAAGAACAGTCACCCGCTGGCGAGTATAGACCCTGGCGGCGAGCCTGCCACCAGTGCGACCTATTGCTTACCCGCTCCCATGCGCCCGTCGGGCAGCGATTGCTGTGTCCCCGCTGCGGCGCCACCCTACACCGCAATATGGATCGCAGTGTCGTGCACACGGCGGCCCTGAGTCTGACCGGACTGCTGCTGTTTATCCCGAGTGCCAGCCTGCCGCTGTTGGAATTTTCCCTGTTTTCTTTTGGTGCGGAGAGCACCCTGATGAACGGGGTGGAGTCTCTGTTTGCGGCGGGTTACATCTGGCTCGCCTCGCTGGTGCTGTTCTGCAGTGTGCTGGCGCCGCTGGGTAAGTTTCTGTTGCTTGCGTTTATCAGCTGGGGCAGTGGCTGGAGCAGGATGGCGAAGCCGGTGGCGCGCGCATTGCGCTGGTATCATCACTTGCAGGAGTGGGGCATGCTGGATGTGTATATGCTCGGCATCCTGGTGGCACTGGTGAAAATGTCCGACTTAGGAAAAATGAGTGTTGAGCCCGGTCTCTACTGCTTTGTGGCAATGATGGTGGTCTCCAGTGCTGCCACCGTGTCGTTTGATGCGGAAACCGTGTGGGCACGGCTGGCGCGACACGCTCGCGCTGGCGACTCGGGTGCCGCAGACACGGAGCTGCCAGGTTGAAGCGTCTGGCGCGTGGCCTCGCCGAGGGTTTCTGGACCTGTCTCGGCTGCCGTCAGCTGGTGTCGGTGGCGCCAGGAACGCGCTCGTGCCTGTGTCCGCGCTGCGGCGCGCGTATGCACGGGCGGGTGGAGGCCAGCCTGATGTTGACCTGGGCACTGATTATTACCAGTGCGCTGCTGTTGATTCCGGCGAATATACTGCCGGTGATGACGGTGATTTACCTGGGTTCCGGGGATCCGAGTACCATCATTGGTGGCGCCCTGGAGCTGTATCACAGCGGGCTTTGGGGGATTGCCCTGATCGTGTTTGTGGCCAGTATCGCGGTACCGGTAATGAAGCTGGTGGGGCTGGTGATGCTGTGCCTGATTGTGCAACTGCGGTTGGATGTGCCCCCGCGCCAGGCAATGCGTATTTATCGGGTAGTGAACGCCATCGGCCGCTGGTCGCTGCTGGACCTGTTTATGATTTCGATCCTGGTGGCTCTGGTTGATATGGGTGCCATTGCCGAAGTTGAGGCCGGCCCGGGCAGTACCGCTTTTGCCACCGTGGTGTTGGTGACCATGTTGGCGGTGCGGGCCTTCGACCCGCGCCTGATCTGGGATGTGTACGAGTCCAGATTCACCGCAGCAACAGCAGAAACCGATAAAAACCATCACAGGGAGTATGGATGAGCGAAGCGCCGGTAGAATACGACGCCCCGCCCGAAGGTCTGGCGCGCCGCAGTCGCGGTCTCTCGCTGGTATGGCTGCTGCCTTTGATTGCGGCGCTGATCGCGGTATGGCTGCTTTACAAGGACTTCACTCAAGGTGATATCCGCGCCACCATCCTGTTCTCCAGTGGCGATGGCCTGGTCAAGGGCAAGACCGCGGTGAAGTATTCCGGGGTAGAAATCGGCGTGGTGGATGACTTCCGACTGGTGCCCAGCGCCGAGGAGTTGGGCGGGCAGGATGGCGTATTGGCGGAAGTCTCCTTTAATCGCAGTGCCGCCTACCTGCTGGCGAAGGGCAGCAAGTTCTGGGTTGTCAGGCCGGAAGTCTCACTCACCGGCGTACGCGGGCTGGAGACCCTGGTGTCCGGCAACTATATCGCGGTGGAGCCTGGCAGCGGCGCGCCGGAAAGACATTTCCTGGCCGTGCCAGAGCCGCCTCCCCATGTGCGTGGTGATGGCCTGCGTGTCATCCTTAAGTCTTCCCGCCTGGCGTCCCTCAGCCGCGGAGCGCCGGTGTATTACCGGCAGCTGGAAGTTGGGCAGGTGGAAAACTACCAGCTGGCAGAAGATGCCAGCGGGGTGGAGATTGGTCTGTTCATCCGCCGTGAATACGCCGACCTGGTTCACCGCGGCAGCCGTTTCTGGAATACCTCCGGGGTCACCATTCAGGGGGGCATCAGCGGCGTTACCGTGGAGCTGGAGTCCCTTGCCTCGCTGATTGCTGGCGGTGTCAGTTTTTCCACCCCAGAGGCCCAGCGTCAGTCGCCCCTGGCGGTGGATGGCAATGAATTCAAACTCTACAAGAATTTTGCCGAGGCGAATGCGGGGATTCCCATTACGCTCAACTTCGATCGGGGTGTCAGTCTCACCGAAGGTTCCACTGAAGTGGTCTATCAGGGCATCACCGTGGGGCAGGTTAGCAGCGCCAAAGCCAACAAAAATATCAACGGTATGGAAGTGAAGGTTCTGATGGACCCTATTACCGACGATCTGTTGAGTGAAAACACCCAGTTCTGGCTGGCGCCCCCGACCCTCGATTTTACCTCTGGTGTCGACGATCTACTGAAGGGCAATCGGATCGAGGTGGACCTGCGCAAGGGGCAGCGCTCGGTGCGCGAGTTCGATGCGCATTCGCGTCCGCCACCCAGAGATCCTCGAGTCCCGGGATTACACCTGACACTCACCGCGCGCACCACGGGCTCACTACAGCGCGGGGCTTCTGTGTACTACCGCCAGGTGGAAGTGGGGCGGGTGCAGGGAATGGCACTGAAACCCGATGGCTCCGATGTGGAAGTCTATGTAGTGATCGATCCACCCTATGCACATCTGGTCAACAGCGAGAGCCGCTTCTGGAATGTGAGCGGATTGCGCGCCAGCGCCAGTTTGAAAGGGGTGGAAGTCGAGACCGAGTCCCTGCTGGCACTGGTGCGTGGCGGCATTGCTTTCGGCAGCGGGCCAAACGACCACAAGAATGCCGCGCGCGCCCGCAGTGGCGATGACTTCCGTCTTTACACCAGTCGTGAAGACGCGCTGGAAGAGGGCGTCAATATCTATATCGATCTCACCGGTGACGAGGGGCTGAAAGAGGGCTCGCCACTGCGCTACCGCGGGATACAGGTGGGGGAAATCACCCGTATGCGCCTCAGCAATGAGCTGGACGGTGTGCGCGCCCGCGCGCGCCTCTACCGTCGCGCGGAGCGATTCGCCCGCAGCGGTACCCGTATGTGGGTGGTGGGGGTGAAGCTGGGACTGGATGGCGTTTCCAACCTTGATACTCTGGTGACAGGTCCGTTTCTCGAGCTAGAACCGGGCAGTGGCGACCAGCCTCAAACCGAGTTTGTCGCCCTCGCCGCCAAGCCGGTGCCGGATCTTGCGGATACCATGATGATGCCCGGCCTGGCGCTGATTCTCGACGCTCCGCGACGGGGCTCACTCAAGCGCGGCAGCCCGGTGTACTACCGTCAGGTGCAGGTGGGACAGGTTACCGGTTACCAGTTGGGGGAACTGGCAGACCGCGTGTACATCTATGTTTATATTGAGCCCCGCTATCGCACGCTGGTGCGCGAGCGCTCGAAGTTCTGGCATGCCAGTGGCGTGGATGTGAATTTTGGCCTGATCACGGGCCTGGATGTCCACACCGAATCTACCCAGGCATTGCTGGCGGGAGGTATCGCCTTCGCCACGCCGGACAATCCGGAAATGGGCCTTGAAGTAGAATCCGGTAGCCATTACCCACTTTATGGCAGCCCGGAAAATGAATGGCTGCTGTGGAGCCCGAAGATCGAACTCTACCCGGCGCTGGAAGACAGTTTCAAATAGGTTGTGCTGGCAGTTGTACTTGGGAAGGTGTTGAGCACACTTATAGATACACGTTAAAAAGGGAAAGCGAATGCGTATTACAAACACCGGCCTGTTTGCGGGACTCTTGATTCCGGGGCTATTGGCTCTGGGGATTGCCGGTTGCAGCAGTCACACGCAAATCGAGCGTATAGAGTCGCGCAGTGCACCGGTTAGCTTTCAGACCTACGCCTGGGGTACCGAGGCGCTGAGCGCCGATACTGGTGCGCCAGCCCAGCTGGTGGAACTGGATCTGGAATTGCGCCAGGTGGTGGGCGCACTGATGCAGGCTCGGGGCTATCGCCTGGTGGATAGCCCCGAAAGTGCCCAGATGGTGGTGGACTACCAGATTGCGGTCGTGCACGAAGAGTTTGCCAGTGAAGAAACGGAAGAGAGCTGGGATGCCCAGTTCGACAGTAACGCCCAGCGCGGGGTAGTGGAGTTGCCGAGCCGCACTGGTGCTCCGCTGGTAACCCTTTCCGTGGGCGTCGGTCCGCAACACGGCATGCCCATCTGGGGTGGCAGTGCCACCAAACTGATGGCGCGACCGGAAGACAAGAGTGAGCGACAGCGCGTTCTCAATAAAGCGGTTAGCGAGCTGCTGCAAGATCTGCCCCCTGCGGCTTGAGTTTTGCGATGACAATAATTTCCAATACAGATCGGCAGGGACGCCGGTACTTCCAAACCAACAAGGGGAGAACACATGGCTTCACTGCTTAAATCTATCACTGTCGCCGCCCTTGGCCTGATATTGGCCCTGGGGCTTGGCGGCTGCGTAAATACTGCCAGCCGGGTGGCGGTGGATTACGATCCCAACTTCAAATTTGCCAATCTGCGCAGCTACTACTTGCTGGATACGCTTGCGTCCGGTCCGGTGTCGCCGCTTGAGAGCAAGCGCGCCAGCCAGGCGGTAGACGATATTCTCAAGGGCAGCTACCAGCCCGCCGCCAGTGCCGAAGAGGCGGACTTTCTGGTGCGGGTACAGT
This is a stretch of genomic DNA from Microbulbifer bruguierae. It encodes these proteins:
- a CDS encoding TolC family outer membrane protein, producing MIRSAKGGLARQFGRPLKSMLAAAVVGIASGLGAIHAQADTLWEIYLQALDNDPQLAADRAAYRAGLEAKNLGRSALLPQINASAEISKTETNFESRGVQFDNSLGLLQSIQSGDSDVDTTSYGARLDQALFDLPAWFGYKQGKTVSEQAAAEFSFNQQDMMLRVASAYFDVLRAHDVLEAALAEEEALAKQLEQTQQRFEVGLTAITDVYDSRSAYDSAVARRLTAQDDLLSNFDALSVLTGTHHDVVAPLQQGFSVAAPDPADRAAWVDFALTNNFNLKAARLSADAARLGARASAAEHLPTLSGSITYQDAEDDGKRNTTTRVPSLNRQISSTIPADGSTEVTIAAISFNMPLYTGGRLSASRREARNLAFQAEDLRNLTERNTIQSTRTLHRAVTTDTARVEAREQAVVSARSALDATQAGYEVGTRNIVDVLLAQRTLAQSQTDYANALYDYILNTLNLKLVAGLLAPKDLQELDTRLNPASPVSRANILDSGAAPFSK
- a CDS encoding paraquat-inducible protein A, whose protein sequence is MLTRSHAPVGQRLLCPRCGATLHRNMDRSVVHTAALSLTGLLLFIPSASLPLLEFSLFSFGAESTLMNGVESLFAAGYIWLASLVLFCSVLAPLGKFLLLAFISWGSGWSRMAKPVARALRWYHHLQEWGMLDVYMLGILVALVKMSDLGKMSVEPGLYCFVAMMVVSSAATVSFDAETVWARLARHARAGDSGAADTELPG
- a CDS encoding paraquat-inducible protein A, which codes for MKRLARGLAEGFWTCLGCRQLVSVAPGTRSCLCPRCGARMHGRVEASLMLTWALIITSALLLIPANILPVMTVIYLGSGDPSTIIGGALELYHSGLWGIALIVFVASIAVPVMKLVGLVMLCLIVQLRLDVPPRQAMRIYRVVNAIGRWSLLDLFMISILVALVDMGAIAEVEAGPGSTAFATVVLVTMLAVRAFDPRLIWDVYESRFTAATAETDKNHHREYG
- a CDS encoding PqiB family protein; this encodes MSEAPVEYDAPPEGLARRSRGLSLVWLLPLIAALIAVWLLYKDFTQGDIRATILFSSGDGLVKGKTAVKYSGVEIGVVDDFRLVPSAEELGGQDGVLAEVSFNRSAAYLLAKGSKFWVVRPEVSLTGVRGLETLVSGNYIAVEPGSGAPERHFLAVPEPPPHVRGDGLRVILKSSRLASLSRGAPVYYRQLEVGQVENYQLAEDASGVEIGLFIRREYADLVHRGSRFWNTSGVTIQGGISGVTVELESLASLIAGGVSFSTPEAQRQSPLAVDGNEFKLYKNFAEANAGIPITLNFDRGVSLTEGSTEVVYQGITVGQVSSAKANKNINGMEVKVLMDPITDDLLSENTQFWLAPPTLDFTSGVDDLLKGNRIEVDLRKGQRSVREFDAHSRPPPRDPRVPGLHLTLTARTTGSLQRGASVYYRQVEVGRVQGMALKPDGSDVEVYVVIDPPYAHLVNSESRFWNVSGLRASASLKGVEVETESLLALVRGGIAFGSGPNDHKNAARARSGDDFRLYTSREDALEEGVNIYIDLTGDEGLKEGSPLRYRGIQVGEITRMRLSNELDGVRARARLYRRAERFARSGTRMWVVGVKLGLDGVSNLDTLVTGPFLELEPGSGDQPQTEFVALAAKPVPDLADTMMMPGLALILDAPRRGSLKRGSPVYYRQVQVGQVTGYQLGELADRVYIYVYIEPRYRTLVRERSKFWHASGVDVNFGLITGLDVHTESTQALLAGGIAFATPDNPEMGLEVESGSHYPLYGSPENEWLLWSPKIELYPALEDSFK
- a CDS encoding DUF4136 domain-containing protein; the encoded protein is MRITNTGLFAGLLIPGLLALGIAGCSSHTQIERIESRSAPVSFQTYAWGTEALSADTGAPAQLVELDLELRQVVGALMQARGYRLVDSPESAQMVVDYQIAVVHEEFASEETEESWDAQFDSNAQRGVVELPSRTGAPLVTLSVGVGPQHGMPIWGGSATKLMARPEDKSERQRVLNKAVSELLQDLPPAA